The proteins below come from a single Lodderomyces elongisporus chromosome 3, complete sequence genomic window:
- the FLR1_2 gene encoding Multidrug transporter flr1, with the protein MKQFFKDYFAGQILHRLSGRRWFLHNDELPGYIIPEKYLEFSEKQDSEEIAAVPAIEEENASPTSLDAVKKSDDEKDIDEEDEEDEASKETIANSKNSSKSEYIIVTWDGDDDPENPYNWPLYLKCIMAFQIAFLTVSVYMGSAIYTPGIEDIMQKFNINSTLATLPLTMFVIGYGIGPIVFSPLSEHTKIGRTPIYVITLFIFCMMQIPTALSTGIAGMSVLRLIAGFFASPALSTGGASYGDFISLPYFVCGLAAWSLGAVCGPAIGPLIGSVLVVRGGHNGYESWRWTFWFMALISSCFLFFIFTLPETYTPYLLRRKAQRLRRLTGNNRIRSEAEIGAGEFSSLSAVVKKLLWRPIEITLKEPVVLLIDIYIALVYSIIYLFFESIPIVYQETKHFPLILMGVTYTSIVIGIILAGAVYIPYVYQIFTKKLISGTMVSPEVFLPAAIVGAALMPTRLFIFGWTASPDIHWFPPLIGIALFAAGAFIIFQTLFNYMASSFKVEYLASVFSSNAFFRSVSAGCFPLFGRALFHNLGSRKFPVGWGSSLLAFLSLGMLLIPVFFYLNGPKLRARSAYAY; encoded by the coding sequence ATGAAACAGTTTTTCAAAGACTATTTTGCTGGCCAGATTCTCCACAGATTATCAGGCCGTCGTTGGTTTCTCCACAATGATGAACTTCCAGGCTACATTATCCCCGAAAAGTATCTTGAGTTTTCTGAAAAACAAGACAGTGAGGAAATTGCCGCTGTACCAGCCatcgaagaagaaaatgcCTCTCCCACCTCACTTGACGCAGTCAAAAAGTCTGATGACGAAAAAGACATtgacgaagaagatgaagaagacgaagCTTCAAAGGAAACTATTGCAAACTCCAAAAACCTGAGCAAATCGGAATACATTATAGTTACTTGGGATGGCGATGACGATCCTGAAAACCCCTATAATTGGCCACTATACCTCAAGTGTATTATGGCATTCCAAATTGCTTTTCTCACAGTCTCAGTCTATATGGGCTCTGCAATATATACACCTGGTATAGAAGATATCATGCAGAAATTCAACATCAATCTGACATTGGCAACTTTACCATTAACAATGTTTGTTATTGGTTACGGTATTGGACCCATCGTGTTTAGTCCACTTTCAGAACACACAAAGATTGGCAGAACACCAATCTATGTCATTACCTTGTTCATATTTTGCATGATGCAGATTCCAACTGCATTATCAACTGGGATTGCAGGAATGTCGGTATTGCGTCTTATTGCTGGGTTTTTCGCAAGTCCTGCATTATCTACTGGTGGTGCTTCTTATGGAGATTTCATTTCCTTGCCTTATTTTGTATGTGGATTAGCCGCATGGTCTTTGGGTGCCGTGTGTGGACCAGCAATTGGACCATTGATTGGATCTGTCTTGGTTGTGCGTGGTGGCCATAATGGATATGAGAGCTGGAGATGGACTTTCTGGTTTATGGCATTAATCTCATCGtgctttttattctttatattCACATTACCCGAAACTTATACGCCATACTTGCTAAGAAGAAAAGCCCAGAGATTGAGAAGATTGACGGGAAACAATAGAATTAGGTCTGAAGCTGAAATTGGAGCTGGTGAGTTTTCTTCGCTTAGTGCTGTTGTCAAGAAATTGTTGTGGAGACCGATTGAAATCACATTGAAGGAACCTGTGgttttgttgattgatATTTACATTGCTTTGGTGTACAGTATTATCTACTTGTTCTTTGAAAGTATCCCTATTGTTTaccaagaaacaaaacacttTCCTTTGATCTTGATGGGTGTCACATATACCTCCATTGTCATTGGTATAATCTTGGCTGGTGCAGTTTACATCCCGTACGTGTACCAAATCTTTACAAAGAAACTTATCCTGGGCACTATGGTATCTCCCGAAGTATTCTTACCTGCAGCCATTGTTGGTGCAGCACTTATGCCTACTAGGTTATTCATCTTTGGATGGACGGCATCGCCTGATATCCACTGGTTCCCACCATTGATTGGTATCGCCCTTTTTGCAGCAGGTGCTTTTATAATTTTCCAAACCTTGTTTAATTATATGGCATCGAGTTTCAAAGTGGAGTACTTGGCATCGGTGTTTTCATCTAATGCGTTTTTCAGAAGTGTGAGCGCAGGATGCTTTCCACTTTTTGGAAGAGCATTGTTTCATAATCTTGGCTCTAGGAAGTTCCCTGTCGGATGGGGTTCGAGTTTATTGGCATTCTTGAGTCTTGGAATGCTTCTTATTCCAgtatttttctatttgaATGGTCCCAAGTTGAGAGCTAGATCTGCATATGCTTATTAG
- the CHS2_1 gene encoding Chitin synthase, class 2, giving the protein MSYNRANGDPNHLYPGYNARNNSYARSDDDEDDSSLEFLNHNVSNTPLTQGTYNYQHNVSSHSLNFHQPEPIYHHNQSNTSLGDNYYNQPIFDTTTAAAAGATNTTTTNNPLNTASHHPLHHHHHHHNNDPFQEDYEMQYQGYSGPSPNYNQAFVPHVYDDDDDPEEREFDQRIQYNNFEGEHYDLATASYVDDDAQPDFVPVGDLIDEGVEPIDAEDEDGNRGLEDAEGPFGSEAPFQEPPPQEEVRAKKPIRASGINGHLVLDCPVAGELLSKFPDYNPNEKDGGLSREFAFMRYTAVTCGPSNFYRDAYILRPVHYPIPRQTELMIVITMYNEDDILLGRTLKGVFKNIKYLESKSRSSVWGKDSWKKIVVCIVSDGRTKINERAQALLAGLGVYQEGLAKSRVDDKKVQAHMYEYTTRVGISSVSDDVVKLTTEKIVPVQMLFCLKETNAKKINSHRWCFQAIGQVLDPKIVILLDCGTQPAGKSLYKLWKEFDRDHRVAGACGEITASLKKRQMITNPIVYGQNFEYKISNILDKPTESAFGFISVLPGAFSAYRNVALQNDINGIGPLEKYFKGEFLHSSGELDPQDDEYEMKRALLKEEAGIFTSNMYLAEDRILCFELVAKRGCNWLLRYCKSASAETDVPEGLAEFILQRRRWLNGSFFAAIYSLVHFPKIWTSSHSFGRKIFFHIEFFYQFINLVVSWFSIGSYFLVFRILTTSLADSELNFAPGNVLSVIFLWLYLASIVTTFVLSFGNKPKGTEKFYIVIVIFFAILMAYMIFAAIFLAVHAIQQIHDSNSFSVSLFFENAQFRDLIVATASTYALYFLASFLYFEPWHMFTSFVQYILLSPSYINVLNIYAFCNIDDISWGTKGDVGGKSLGEAKLREDGTFDVSVPILKEEINQSYLNQLEKIRDPAPKDDKVVVTNTEDYYAFIRSMTVLIWMISNFIIVAVVLETGGFNQFVSSSNQDTDTSTTRSEVFLTVILWTVAFMALFRFLGCVYYLLSRMARRMKGSEHATKMG; this is encoded by the coding sequence ATGAGTTACAACAGAGCCAATGGTGACCCTAACCACCTTTACCCCGGCTACAACGCAAGAAACAATTCATATGCCCGCTCAGACGATGACGAAGACGACCTGTCGCTAGAATTCTTAAACCACAATGTCAGTAACACTCCATTAACTCAAGGAACATACAATTACCAACACAATGTGTCTTCACACTCGTTGAATTTCCACCAACCAGAACCCATATATCACCATAACCAGCTGAATACTTCCCTAGGCGACAACTACTACAATCAGCCAATATTCGATACTACCACTGCTGCCGCTGCTGGTGCCACAAATACCACCACTACAAATAACCCCCTCAACACTGCACTGCACcatcctcttcatcatcatcatcaccatcataaTAATGATCCATTCCAAGAAGATTACGAAATGCAATACCAAGGCTACAGCGGACCCAGTCCAAATTACAACCAAGCATTTGTTCCACATGTATatgacgacgatgatgacCCAGAAGAACGAGAGTTTGACCAGCGCATCCAATATAACAACTTCGAAGGAGAACACTATGATTTGGCTACTGCAAGCTATGTAGACGATGATGCTCAACCGGATTTTGTCCCCGTAGGAGACTTGATAGATGAAGGCGTGGAACCAATAGACGCAGAGGATGAAGATGGAAACAGAGGATTGGAAGATGCAGAAGGACCTTTTGGCTCTGAAGCTCCATTCCAagaaccaccaccacaagaAGAAGTGCGTGCAAAGAAACCCATTAGAGCAAGTGGTATCAATGGCCACTTGGTCTTGGACTGTCCCGTGGCGGGCGAACTCTTGTCGAAATTCCCCGACTACAACCCAAACGAAAAAGATGGCGGATTATCAAGAGAGTTTGCATTCATGAGATACACTGCAGTGACATGCGGTCCATCAAACTTTTATCGAGACGCATATATCCTAAGACCAGTACACTACCCGATACCTAGACAAACAGAGTTGATGATTGTTATCACAATGTACAATGAAGACGATATCCTTTTGGGAAGAACCTTGAAAGGTGTATTTAAAAACATCAAATACCTCgaatcaaaatcaagatCTTCAGTATGGGGTAAGGACTcatggaaaaaaattgttgtgtGTATTGTTAGTGATGGACGAACCAAAATCAATGAAAGAGCACAAGCTCTACTTGCCGGCTTGGGTGTGTACCAAGAAGGATTGGCTAAAAGTAGAGTTGACGACAAAAAAGTGCAAGCGCACATGTATGAATATACTACAAGAGTTGGTATCAGTTCAGTTAGCGATGATGTGGTCAAACTCACTACTGAGAAAATAGTCCCCGTGCAAATGCTCTTTTGTctaaaagaaacaaatgcTAAAAAGATTAATTCCCACCGTTGGTGTTTCCAAGCTATTGGCCAGGTCTTGGATCCCAAGATAGTCATTTTGTTGGATTGTGGTACCCAACCAGCTGGCAAATCATTATACAAGTTGTGGAAAGAGTTTGATCGTGATCACCGAGTGGCTGGTGCATGTGGTGAGATTACTGCctctttgaaaaaaagacaaatgaTTACAAACCCCATAGTTTATGGCCAGAATTTCGAGTACAAGATTTCAAACATCTTGGATAAACCTACAGAATCAGCATTTGGTTTTATCTCGGTGTTGCCGGGTGCATTTTCAGCATATAGAAACGTTGCATTGCAAAACGACATCAATGGTATTGGTCCCTTGGAAAAATATTTCAAAGGTGAGTTTCTTCATAGTTCTGGTGAATTGGATCCTCAGGATGACGAATACGAAATGAAGAGAGCATtgttgaaagaagaagcaggaATCTTCACCTCAAACATGTATCTTGCAGAGGATCGTATTCTATGTTTCGAACTAGTGGCAAAACGCGGATGCAATTGGTTATTACGTTATTGCAAATCTGCTAGTGCAGAAACAGATGTCCCTGAAGGGTTGGCCGAGTTTATCTTGCAAAGACGTAGATGGCTTAATGGGTCCTTCTTTGCCGCAATTTACTCATTGGTTCACTTCCCCAAAATATGGACCAGCTCGCATTCATTTGGGCGCAAGATCTTCTTCCATATAGAATTTTTTTACCAATTTATCAACTTGGTGGTTTCGTGGTTTTCCATTGGTTCATATTTCCTTGTTTTTAGGATTTTGACTACTTCATTAGCTGATTCTGAACTCAATTTTGCTCCGGGCAATGTTCTTTCGGTGATTTTCTTGTGGCTTTACTTGGCATCCATAGTCACTACATTTGTCTTGTCCTTTGGTAACAAACCAAAAGGTACTGAGAAATTCTACATTGTTATTGTGATTTTCTTTGCCATTTTAATGGCCTATATGATCTTTGCTGCTATTTTCCTTGCCGTGCATGCCattcaacaaattcatGATCTGAATTCATTTTCAGtaagtttgttttttgaaaatgctCAGTTTCGTGATCTTATCGTTGCCACTGCATCTACGTATGCGCTATATTTTCTTGCCTCGTTTTTGTATTTCGAGCCGTGGCACATGTTTACTTCATTTGTTCAGTATATTCTACTTTCGCCAAGTTACATCAATGTTCTCAACATCTATGCCTTTTGTAACATTGATGATATCTCATGGGGTACAAAAGGTGATGTTGGCGGTAAATCCTTGGGTGAGGCCAAATTGCGTGAAGATGGTACTTTTGACGTTAGCGTGCCCATCCTCAAGGAAGAGATTAATCAGTCGTATTTGAACCAGTTGGAGAAGATTCGCGACCCTGCACCAAAAGATGAtaaagttgttgttacaAACACTGAGGATTACTATGCGTTTATCAGGTCGATGACGGTCTTAATTTGGATGATTTCAAACTTTATAATCGTTGCCGTTGTATTGGAAACAGGTGGATTCAACCAGTTTGTGTCTAGTTCGAATCAGGACACCGATACGTCTACTACACGAAGCGAGGTATTCTTGACGGTGATTCTTTGGACTGTTGCATTTATGGCATTGTTTAGGTTCCTTGGGTGTGTATATTACTTGTTGAGTCGAATGGCAAGGAGAATGAAAGGAAGTGAGCATGCTACAAAAATGGGGTAA